One part of the Phragmites australis chromosome 3, lpPhrAust1.1, whole genome shotgun sequence genome encodes these proteins:
- the LOC133911546 gene encoding protein unc-13 homolog — protein sequence MGRLQHHHRSRSASSFARSSEATAADIDARSVGCAAADAVECPFGRVDGLARAEIREAAYEVFFMSCRAAGGRGGGLNYYPAGGESGGDGSPTIGAGPRGGTGMNVVSSRAKRALGLKARRSSQPTTVRSSMNASSAPGSPGRMRAVRDQQSAPGSPGRPRRPMTSAEIMRQQMRVTEQSDARLRKTLMRTLVGQVGRKAETIILPLELLRQLKLTDFADSGEHHQWQRRQLKLLEAGLIIHSSLPFDRLNAPVIRFREIMQAADSRAIDTGKASDSMRALCDAVLALAWRSAPGTGPHGEAACHWADGYPLNVLLYVSLLQAIFDLKEETVVLDEVDELLELMKRTWTTLGMNKMLHNVCFAWVLFQQYVATGQVEPDLAGAALAMLTEVAADAKQENHDPVYARVLSSALGAIHDWSEKRLLDYHERYGKGMASTGTGAMESALSLALSTGKIVAENVPGMGITSADIEREGSGVGSFDGNRVDYYVRCSMRSAFTKILENELGQGNSEIIDREGEPSEILARLAKDTEQLALSERDKFSPVLKRWHPFPGAAAEVTLHSCYGVVLKQYLGKATCLTNELVRVLHAAGRLEKALVQMMAEDVADSDDGGKSVVREVVPYDVESIVARLLKTWIEERLRIAKECLLRAKDTESWIPKSKSEPYARSAVDLMKLAKTTIDEFFGIPVSARDDMVQDLADSLGEIFQEYINFLASCGTKQSYLPSLPPLTRCNQDSRIIRLWRRAATPCRVPAVSPRGGVYHGQSLSSSGGHNPRPSTSRGTRRLYVRLNTLHYLLSHIHALDKSLSFFSHGRCTSPTSCAANRRLAPSSHFDHARAAAQSTIGSVAEVAAYRLIFLDSHHSFYGGLYVGGVTDARIRPALRTLKQNLSLLVSVLVDRAQPVAVREVMKASFQAFLIVLLAGGSDRSFTTEDHAMIEEDFRSLKRAFCTRGEGLVAEEVVEAEAQAVEGVVALMGQTAEQLVEEFGIATCESSGAGSTGQRLPMPPTTRRWSRTDPSTILRVLCHRDEDVASHFLKRAFQLPKRR from the exons ATGGGGCGCCTCCAGCATCACCACCGCTCGCGGTCCGCCTCCTCCTTCGCGCGCTCCTCGGAGGCCACCGCCGCAGATATCGACGCGCGCAGCGTTGGTTGCGCCGCCGCCGATGCCGTCGAGTGCCCGTTCGGACGCGTCGATGGCCTCGCGCGCGCCGAGATCCGGGAGGCCGCGTACGAGGTGTTCTTCATGTCGTGCCGCGCGGCcgggggaaggggaggagggcTGAACTATTATCCGGCCGGCGGGGAGAGCGGAGGGGACGGGTCGCCGACGATCGGAGCCGGGCCGAGGGGCGGCACTGGGATGAACGTCGTCAGCAGCAGGGCCAAGCGGGCGCTGGGGCTCAAGGCGCGGAGGTCGTCGCAGCCCACCACCGTGCGGAGCAGCATGAACGCGTCGTCCGCGCCGGGATCGCCGGGCAGGATGCGGGCGGTGAGGGACCAGCAGTCGGCGCCCGGGTCGCCCGGGAGACCGAGGCGGCCGATGACCTCGGCCGAGATCATGCGGCAGCAGATGCGGGTCACGGAGCAGAGCGACGCACGCCTGCGCAAGACGCTCATGCGGACCCTCGTCGGACAG GTGGGAAGGAAAGCGGAGACGATCATCCTGCCGCTGGAGCTGCTCCGGCAGCTGAAGCTCACCGACTTCGCCGACAGCGGCGAGCACCACCAGTGGCAACGACGGCAGCTCAAGCTCCTCGAGGCGGGCCTCATCATCCACTCGTCACTCCCCTTCGACCGTCTCAACGCCCCCGTAATCCGGTTCCGAGAGATCATGCAGGCCGCCGACTCCCGGGCCATCGACACCGGCAAGGCCTCGGACTCCATGCGCGCCCTCTGCGATGCCGTTCTCGCCCTCGCCTGGCGCTCCGCTCCCGGCACCGGCCCCCACGGCGAGGCTGCCTGCCACTGGGCAGACGGATACCCTCTCAACGTGCTCCTCTACGTCTCGTTGCTCCAGGCCATCTTTGACCTCAAGGAGGAGACCGTTGTGCTCGATGAAGTGGATGAGCTCCTGGAGCTCATGAAGCGGACATGGACGACGCTAGGCATGAACAAGATGCTGCACAACGTGTGTTTCGCTTGGGTCCTCTTCCAGCAGTACGTGGCCACCGGACAGGTGGAGCCAGACCTCGCCGGTGCAGCGCTGGCAATGCTCACAGAGGTGGCCGCCGACGCCAAGCAGGAGAACCATGACCCGGTGTACGCGCGGGTGCTTTCAAGCGCTCTCGGTGCGATACATGACTGGTCGGAGAAGCGGCTGCTTGACTACCATGAGAGGTACGGTAAGGGCATGGCCAGCACCGGCACCGGGGCCATGGAGAGTGCTCTGTCATTGGCACTTTCCACAGGCAAGATCGTAGCAGAGAATGTGCCTGGTATGGGCATCACTTCGGCGGACATCGAGCGCGAAGGCAGCGGCGTAGGGAGCTTCGACGGCAATCGTGTTGATTACTATGTGAGGTGCTCCATGAGAAGTGCATTCACCAAG ATACTAGAGAACGAGCTCGGGCAAGGAAACAGCGAGATTATCGACCGCGAAGGCGAGCCCAGCGAGATCTTGGCACGGCTTGCCAAGGACACCGAACAGCTCGCGTTGTCCGAGCGCGACAAGTTCAGCCCGGTGCTGAAACGGTGGCACCCATTCCCGGGTGCGGCCGCCGAGGTCACCCTCCACAGTTGCTACGGCGTCGTGCTAAAGCAGTACCTGGGCAAGGCCACCTGCCTGACCAACGAGCTCGTGCGCGTGCTGCACGCGGCGGGCAGGCTCGAGAAGGCCCTGGTGCAGATGATGGCCGAGGACGTGGCGGACAGTGACGACGGCGGCAAGTCGGTGGTGAGGGAGGTGGTCCCCTACGACGTGGAATCCATTGTGGCGCGCCTCCTCAAGACCTGGATCGAGGAGAGGCTTAGGATTGCCAAGGAATGCCTCCTGCGAGCAAAAGATACCGAG AGTTGGATACCGAAGTCCAAAAGCGAGCCATATGCGCGATCTGCGGTGGACCTGATGAAACTGGCCAAGACGACCATCGACGAGTTCTTTGGGATCCCGGTGAGCGCGAGGGATGACATGGTTCAGGACCTCGCCGACAGTCTGGGGGAGATCTTCCAGGAGTACATCAACTTCCTCGCGTCCTGCG GCACCAAGCAGAGCTATCTCCCGTCGCTGCCACCCCTGACGAGGTGCAACCAAGACTCCAGGATCATCAGGCTCTGGAGGAGGGCGGCGACGCCGTGCCGAGTCCCCGCGGTGAGCCCGCGAGGCGGCGTGTACCACGGCCAGAGCTTGTCGTCCTCCGGCGGCCACAACCCACGCCCCTCCACCAGCCGCGGCACGCGGCGCCTCTACGTCCGGCTCAACACCCTCCACTACCTGCTCAGCCACATCCACGCGCTCGACAAGTCGCTCTCCTTCTTCTCACACGGCAGATGCACCTCACCAACGTCCTGTGCCGCCAATCGTCGCCTCGCGCCGTCCTCTCATTTCGACCATGCCCGCGCCGCGGCTCAGTCCACTATCGGAAGCGTCGCCGAGGTCGCCGCGTACCGCCTCATCTTCTTAGACTCGCACCACTCGTTCTACGGCGGTCTCTACGTCGGCGGCGTCACCGACGCCCGCATCCGCCCCGCGCTCCGCACGCTGAAGCAGAACCTGTCGTTGCTTGTCTCCGTCCTCGTCGACCGTGCGCAGCCGGTGGCCGTGCGGGAGGTGATGAAGGCTTCGTTCCAGGCGTTCTTGATCGTCTTGCTCGCCGGCGGCAGCGACAGGAGCTTCACAACGGAGGACCACGCCATGATCGAAGAGGACTTCCGGAGCCTGAAGCGCGCCTTCTGCACTCGTGGCGAGGGCCTGGTGGCCGAggaggtggtcgaggccgaagCCCAGGCGGTGGAAGGCGTCGTCGCACTCATGGGGCAGACGGCGGAGCAACTGGTGGAGGAGTTCGGCATTGCAACGTGCGAGTCGAGCGGGGCGGGCTCCACCGGACAGAGGTTGCCGATGCCGCCGACGACCAGGCGGTGGAGCCGCACAGACCCAAGCACCATCCTCCGCGTGCTATGCCACCGCGACGAGGACGTCGCCAGCCACTTCTTGAAGCGCGCATTTCAGCTTCCCAAGAGGCGGTGA
- the LOC133911548 gene encoding uncharacterized protein LOC133911548 isoform X1, translating into MGCFLGCFGGAKERRRRRRKRSPAQSPKGPARATLRTSPKRIDLDGEAVSAAAPLLATLLELRDSTDDMCLAVVKKKVTFDPNVTTYEAVAIPEDDGEGANPETDEASKEKEWMLAPECAKSEAFPLNHRYSNCVDGDNDSEYEDAEEEEYDEFEYEGEEEEDGLDECAIDDEENEHGLLGIARGEDEACESLFLLPMSKTTSKESGGQEAAGGGVTALEAPTSCPTRDRSQHANPVLNSVENLTQWKEGKTRTAAAPKASDKENVMLGQVNRTDLLAEPAIVAKKEKSAGSDYCPSTPSKQEEASVDASLSTWLGSSGTPESNSVRSYSPISREDRPILGALTVDDIKISSANSSPRRSRSPSPSPDDMPILGTVGAYWNCSAKGGDPVTRGGFMRTRTRFGQDEMANYY; encoded by the exons ATGGGCTGCTTCCTTGGCTGCTTCGGGGGTGCCAaggagcgccgccgccgccgccgcaagcGGTCGCCGGCACAGTCCCCCAAAGGCCCCGCGCGG GCGACGTTGCGGACTTCTCCCAAGAGGATTGATTTGGATGGGGAAGCCGTCTCCGCCGCCGCACCGCTCCTTGCGACGCTCCTCGAGTTGAG GGACTCCACTGACGACATGTGCTTGGCCGTCGTCAAGAAGAAGGTGACGTTTGATCCGAACGTCACCACCTACGAGGCGGTGGCGATCCCGGAGGACGACGGCGAGGGAGCAAATCCGGAGACAGATGAGGCGAGCAAGGAGAAGGAGTGGATGCTGGCGCCTGAGTGCGCCAAGTCGGAGGCCTTCCCTCTGAACCACAGGTACAGCAACTGCGTCGACGGTGACAACGACAGCGAGTAcgaggacgccgaggaggaggaatACGACGAATTCGAATATGAgggcgaggaagaagaagacggtCTTGATGAGTGCGCGATCGATGACGAAGAAAATGAGCACGGTCTTCTCGGCATTGCACGCGGCGAGGACGAAGCGTGCGAGTCGCTCTTCCTGCTTCCGATGAGCAAGACGACGTCCAAGGAGAGCGGCGGCCAGGAAGCGGCGGGCGGCGGTGTCACTGCGCTGGAGGCGCCCACGTCTTGCCCGACGCGTGACCGCAGCCAGCACGCCAACCCCGTGCTCAACTCAGTGGAGAACCTCACCCAGTGGAAGGAAGGCAAGAcccgcaccgccgccgcgccgaaGGCTTCGGACAAGGAGAACGTTATGCTGGGGCAGGTGAACAGGACGGACTTGCTAGCCGAGCCGGCCATCGTAGCCAAGAAGGAGAAGTCAGCGGGATCGGACTACTGCCCCAGCACGCCGAGCAAGCAGGAGGAAGCCTCCGTGGACGCCAGTCTCTCGACGTGGCTCGGTTCTTCCGGGACGCCGGAGAGCAACTCCGTCCGGTCCTACTCGCCGATCAGCCGAGAGGACCGGCCGATCCTTGGGGCTCTGACAGTCGACGACATCAAGATATCCTCGGCCAACTCTTCGCCGAGGAGGTCGAGGTccccgagcccgagcccagATGACATGCCGATCCTTGGGACGGTGGGGGCTTACTGGAACTGCAGTGCCAAGGGGGGTGATCCGGTGACAAGAGGGGGGTTTATGAGGACTAGAACCAGATTTGGCCAG GATGAAATGGCGAATTACTACTGA
- the LOC133911549 gene encoding uncharacterized protein LOC133911549 isoform X4, with the protein MDRRILRSASFNGCGKNLPPSSPVAGSRTAAAAAAGSKDDTAAGERKALLPRQPSGGMARKSHKGPKRRVQWKDRHGKKLTEVLEFQPRQGDGDVMLLRP; encoded by the exons ATGGATCGCCGCATCCTCAGGAGCGCGTCTTTCAACGGCTGCGGTAAGAACCTTCCCCCTTCCTCCCCCGTGGCGGGGTCCCGgacggccgcggccgcggccgcgggctCCAAGGACGACACCGCTGCAGGTGAGCGCAAGGCCCTGCTGCCGCGGCAGCCGTCCGGCGGCATGGCGCGGAAGAGCCATAAGGGGCCAAAGCGGCGCGTTCAGTGGAAGGACAGACATGGCAAGAAGCTCACAGAGGTCTTGGAATTCCAGCCTAG GCAGGGGGATGGGGACGTGATGTTATTAAGGCCTTGA
- the LOC133911548 gene encoding uncharacterized protein LOC133911548 isoform X2, with product MGCFLGCFGGAKERRRRRRKRSPAQSPKGPARATLRTSPKRIDLDGEAVSAAAPLLATLLELRDSTDDMCLAVVKKKVTFDPNVTTYEAVAIPEDDGEGANPETDEASKEKEWMLAPECAKSEAFPLNHRYSNCVDGDNDSEYEDAEEEEYDEFEYEGEEEEDGLDECAIDDEENEHGLLGIARGEDEACESLFLLPMSKTTSKESGGQEAAGGGVTALEAPTSCPTRDRSQHANPVLNSVENLTQWKEGKTRTAAAPKASDKENVMLGQVNRTDLLAEPAIVAKKEKSAGSDYCPSTPSKQEEASVDASLSTWLGSSGTPESNSVRSYSPISREDRPILGALTVDDIKISSANSSPRRSRSPSPSPDDMPILGTVGAYWNCSAKGGDPVTRGGFMRTRTRFGQNFAG from the exons ATGGGCTGCTTCCTTGGCTGCTTCGGGGGTGCCAaggagcgccgccgccgccgccgcaagcGGTCGCCGGCACAGTCCCCCAAAGGCCCCGCGCGG GCGACGTTGCGGACTTCTCCCAAGAGGATTGATTTGGATGGGGAAGCCGTCTCCGCCGCCGCACCGCTCCTTGCGACGCTCCTCGAGTTGAG GGACTCCACTGACGACATGTGCTTGGCCGTCGTCAAGAAGAAGGTGACGTTTGATCCGAACGTCACCACCTACGAGGCGGTGGCGATCCCGGAGGACGACGGCGAGGGAGCAAATCCGGAGACAGATGAGGCGAGCAAGGAGAAGGAGTGGATGCTGGCGCCTGAGTGCGCCAAGTCGGAGGCCTTCCCTCTGAACCACAGGTACAGCAACTGCGTCGACGGTGACAACGACAGCGAGTAcgaggacgccgaggaggaggaatACGACGAATTCGAATATGAgggcgaggaagaagaagacggtCTTGATGAGTGCGCGATCGATGACGAAGAAAATGAGCACGGTCTTCTCGGCATTGCACGCGGCGAGGACGAAGCGTGCGAGTCGCTCTTCCTGCTTCCGATGAGCAAGACGACGTCCAAGGAGAGCGGCGGCCAGGAAGCGGCGGGCGGCGGTGTCACTGCGCTGGAGGCGCCCACGTCTTGCCCGACGCGTGACCGCAGCCAGCACGCCAACCCCGTGCTCAACTCAGTGGAGAACCTCACCCAGTGGAAGGAAGGCAAGAcccgcaccgccgccgcgccgaaGGCTTCGGACAAGGAGAACGTTATGCTGGGGCAGGTGAACAGGACGGACTTGCTAGCCGAGCCGGCCATCGTAGCCAAGAAGGAGAAGTCAGCGGGATCGGACTACTGCCCCAGCACGCCGAGCAAGCAGGAGGAAGCCTCCGTGGACGCCAGTCTCTCGACGTGGCTCGGTTCTTCCGGGACGCCGGAGAGCAACTCCGTCCGGTCCTACTCGCCGATCAGCCGAGAGGACCGGCCGATCCTTGGGGCTCTGACAGTCGACGACATCAAGATATCCTCGGCCAACTCTTCGCCGAGGAGGTCGAGGTccccgagcccgagcccagATGACATGCCGATCCTTGGGACGGTGGGGGCTTACTGGAACTGCAGTGCCAAGGGGGGTGATCCGGTGACAAGAGGGGGGTTTATGAGGACTAGAACCAGATTTGGCCAG AACTTTGCAGGATGA
- the LOC133911547 gene encoding protein NRT1/ PTR FAMILY 5.2-like: protein MVAEAGSFAMENGEPQGAEYAQDGSVDLRGNPVLRSKRGGWTACSFIVVYELFERMAYYGIASNLVIYLTDKLHQGTVEASNNVTNWSGTVFLTPLLGAYVADAYLGRYWTFVVGSAIYFMGMVLLTLSVSLPGLKPPPCDGKVCPPTTALQLGVYFGGLYIVAFGNGGTKPNISTIGADQFDEFDPREKMHKLSFFNWWMFTIFVGILFSSTVLVYLQDNVSWSVGYGIPTLGLMVSISIFLAGTRLYRHKVPQGSPFTRMGKVVAAAVCKWRLPVPADAKELHELELEVYTRKRKFRMDSTSAMKFLNKAAVKDHDAGGDSPAKWSLCTVTQVEETKQMAKLVPILVTMFVPCTLIAQTNTLFVKQGTTMNRHMGPHFQIPPASLGAFVTLTMLVAVVVYDRIFVKAIRRYTKNPRGITILTRMGIGLLLQIVTMATASVIESRRLAYARSHGLDKTGGQLPLTIFVLLPQFVLMGLADAFLVVGKIEFFYDQAPESMKSLGTAMSLTAYGVGNILSSFLLSMVTRITRERGNAWVTNNLNASNLDYYYAFLTVLGAINFLAFIALSGRYRCKAESTETIDIVMGLQAEKAKLQAEPIA from the exons ATGGTTGCTGAGGCTGGGAGCTTCGCCATGGAGAACGGCGAGCCGCAGGGAGCGGAGTACGCGCAGGACGGGTCGGTGGATCTGCGCGGCAACCCCGTGCTCCGGTCCAAGCGGGGCGGCTGGACTGCCTGCTCCTTCATCGTCG TGTACGAGCTGTTCGAGAGGATGGCGTACTACGGGATCGCGTCGAACCTGGTGATCTACCTGACGGACAAGCTCCACCAGGGCACGGTGGAGGCGTCCAACAACGTCACCAACTGGTCCGGCACCGTCTTCCTCACGCCGCTGCTCGGCGCCTACGTCGCCGATGCATACCTCGGCCGGTACTGGACCTTCGTCGTCGGCTCCGCCATATACTTCATG GGAATGGTGCTGTTAACGCTGTCCGTCTCCCTGCCGGGGCTGAAACCGCCGCCATGCGACGGCAAAGTCTGCCCGCCGACCACGGCGCTGCAGCTCGGCGTCTACTTCGGCGGGCTGTACATCGTGGCCTTCGGTAACGGCGGCACCAAGCCCAATATCTCGACCATCGGCGCGGACCAGTTCGACGAGTTCGACCCGCGGGAGAAGATGCACAAGCTCTCCTTCTTCAACTGGTGGATGTTCACCATCTTCGTCGGCATTCTCTTCTCCTCCACCGTCCTCGTCTACCTACAGGACAACGTCAGCTGGTCCGTCGGCTACGGCATCCCCACGCTGGGCCTCATGgtctccatctccatcttccTCGCCGGCACCAGGCTGTACCGCCACAAGGTGCCTCAGGGCAGCCCGTTCACGCGCATGGGCAAGGTGGTCGCCGCCGCGGTCTGCAAGTGGCGACTCCCCGTCCCGGCCGACGCCAAGGAGCTGCACGAGCTGGAGCTCGAGGTGTACACCAGGAAGCGTAAATTCCGGATGGACTCCACCAGCGCCATGAAGTTTCTGAACAAGGCTGCCGTGAAGGACCACGACGCCGGCGGCGACTCGCCGGCGAAGTGGAGCCTGTGCACGGTGACACAAGTGGAGGAGACGAAGCAGATGGCCAAGCTGGTCCCCATACTCGTGACAATGTTCGTGCCGTGCACGCTCATCGCGCAGACGAACACCCTCTTCGTGAAGCAGGGCACAACCATGAATCGGCACATGGGGCCGCACTTCCAGATCCCTCCGGCGAGCCTCGGCGCGTTCGTTACGCTAACCATGCTCGTCGCCGTCGTGGTCTACGACCGGATCTTCGTCAAGGCCATCCGGCGTTACACCAAGAACCCCCGGGGGATCACCATCCTGACGCGGATGGGCATCGGCCTGCTCCTGCAGATCGTGACGATGGCGACCGCGTCGGTGATCGAGAGCCGGAGGCTGGCCTACGCCCGGAGCCACGGCCTGGACAAGACCGGCGGGCAGCTGCCGCTCACCATCTTCGTGCTGCTGCCGCAGTTCGTGCTGATGGGCCTTGCCGACGCGTTCCTGGTGGTGGGCAAGATCGAGTTCTTCTACGACCAGGCGCCGGAGAGCATGAAGAGCCTGGGCACGGCCATGTCCCTGACGGCGTACGGCGTCGGCAACATCCTCAGCAGCTTCCTCCTCTCCATGGTGACGCGCATCACGCGTGAGCGCGGGAACGCGTGGGTGACCAACAACCTCAACGCCTCCAACCTCGACTACTACTACGCGTTCCTCACCGTGCTCGGTGCCATCAACTTCCTGGCCTTCATCGCGCTCAGCGGCAGGTACAGGTGCAAGGCTGAATCCACCGAGACGATCGACATTGTCATGGGTTTGCAGGCCGAGAAAGCCAAGTTGCAGGCGGAGCCAATAGCTTGA
- the LOC133911549 gene encoding uncharacterized protein LOC133911549 isoform X2 — translation MDRRILRSASFNGCGKNLPPSSPVAGSRTAAAAAAGSKDDTAAGERKALLPRQPSGGMARKSHKGPKRRVQWKDRHGKKLTEVLEFQPRLLRHLVREEAQSAMDKWVRTGKHRICRICNWSSLGVASEP, via the exons ATGGATCGCCGCATCCTCAGGAGCGCGTCTTTCAACGGCTGCGGTAAGAACCTTCCCCCTTCCTCCCCCGTGGCGGGGTCCCGgacggccgcggccgcggccgcgggctCCAAGGACGACACCGCTGCAGGTGAGCGCAAGGCCCTGCTGCCGCGGCAGCCGTCCGGCGGCATGGCGCGGAAGAGCCATAAGGGGCCAAAGCGGCGCGTTCAGTGGAAGGACAGACATGGCAAGAAGCTCACAGAGGTCTTGGAATTCCAGCCTAG ACTCCTGCGTCATCTTGTACGGGAGGAAGCGCAATCTGCAATGGACAAATGGGTGAGAACTGGGAAGCATCGGATCTGTCGGATCTGCAATTGGTCTTCACTGGGAGTTGCATCAGAACCCTAA
- the LOC133911549 gene encoding uncharacterized protein LOC133911549 isoform X3, with translation MDRRILRSASFNGCGKNLPPSSPVAGSRTAAAAAAGSKDDTAAGERKALLPRQPSGGMARKSHKGPKRRVQWKDRHGKKLTEVLEFQPSDSSDSDDEYLDTCICSIM, from the exons ATGGATCGCCGCATCCTCAGGAGCGCGTCTTTCAACGGCTGCGGTAAGAACCTTCCCCCTTCCTCCCCCGTGGCGGGGTCCCGgacggccgcggccgcggccgcgggctCCAAGGACGACACCGCTGCAGGTGAGCGCAAGGCCCTGCTGCCGCGGCAGCCGTCCGGCGGCATGGCGCGGAAGAGCCATAAGGGGCCAAAGCGGCGCGTTCAGTGGAAGGACAGACATGGCAAGAAGCTCACAGAGGTCTTGGAATTCCAGCCTAG TGACTCAAGCGACTCAGATGACGAGTATTTGGATACTTGCATATGCTCAATCATGTAA
- the LOC133911549 gene encoding uncharacterized protein LOC133911549 isoform X1 — MDRRILRSASFNGCGKNLPPSSPVAGSRTAAAAAAGSKDDTAAGERKALLPRQPSGGMARKSHKGPKRRVQWKDRHGKKLTEVLEFQPSDSSDSDDEYLDTCICSIILLRHLVREEAQSAMDKWVRTGKHRICRICNWSSLGVASEP, encoded by the exons ATGGATCGCCGCATCCTCAGGAGCGCGTCTTTCAACGGCTGCGGTAAGAACCTTCCCCCTTCCTCCCCCGTGGCGGGGTCCCGgacggccgcggccgcggccgcgggctCCAAGGACGACACCGCTGCAGGTGAGCGCAAGGCCCTGCTGCCGCGGCAGCCGTCCGGCGGCATGGCGCGGAAGAGCCATAAGGGGCCAAAGCGGCGCGTTCAGTGGAAGGACAGACATGGCAAGAAGCTCACAGAGGTCTTGGAATTCCAGCCTAG TGACTCAAGCGACTCAGATGACGAGTATTTGGATACTTGCATATGCTCAATCAT ACTCCTGCGTCATCTTGTACGGGAGGAAGCGCAATCTGCAATGGACAAATGGGTGAGAACTGGGAAGCATCGGATCTGTCGGATCTGCAATTGGTCTTCACTGGGAGTTGCATCAGAACCCTAA